In a genomic window of Acidilobus saccharovorans 345-15:
- a CDS encoding ABC transporter permease, producing the protein MARLKLSPRFVLTFAWFYGWSSVKRGPGWVLSYMAWPLALLFMIYMLSRGRLIDYAILGGVISTVTSNALSALGDTAFMKLEIKLQDLLVAADVSPIEYLVGIGLGNLLYSFPGLAVFLALLIVFRVLTTPLEWAVLVVALLFLAVGGAGLAFLGGSRLRHVRNSWGLASFLSIFLTMIPPIYYPYTALPRPALYALMLSPATPAAVFLQQLMAGDPPSFALLGIFIVENIAYAMLGLWLGRWED; encoded by the coding sequence ATGGCGAGGCTTAAGTTAAGTCCAAGGTTTGTGCTGACGTTCGCCTGGTTCTACGGCTGGTCGTCAGTTAAGCGGGGGCCGGGCTGGGTGCTCTCATACATGGCCTGGCCCCTGGCCCTGCTCTTCATGATATACATGCTCAGCAGGGGGAGGCTCATTGACTACGCCATACTCGGCGGCGTCATCTCAACAGTCACCAGCAACGCCCTGAGCGCCCTGGGCGACACAGCGTTCATGAAGCTCGAGATAAAGCTTCAGGACCTCCTGGTTGCCGCGGACGTGAGCCCAATAGAGTACCTGGTCGGCATAGGCCTCGGCAACCTCCTCTACTCCTTCCCAGGCCTTGCGGTGTTCCTGGCCCTGCTAATAGTGTTCAGGGTCCTGACGACCCCCCTTGAGTGGGCCGTGCTGGTCGTAGCCCTCCTGTTCCTGGCCGTCGGGGGCGCCGGGCTCGCCTTCCTGGGCGGGAGCAGGCTGAGGCACGTGAGGAACTCGTGGGGCCTGGCCTCCTTCCTCTCCATATTCCTCACCATGATACCGCCGATATACTACCCGTACACGGCGCTGCCCAGGCCAGCCCTCTACGCCCTCATGCTGTCCCCCGCGACGCCCGCGGCCGTCTTTCTACAGCAGCTCATGGCTGGCGACCCGCCCTCCTTCGCCCTGCTAGGCATATTTATAGTGGAGAACATCGCATACGCCATGTTAGGGCTGTGGCTGGGAAGGTGGGAGGATTGA
- a CDS encoding ABC transporter ATP-binding protein — MDVIETEDLRKVYPNGVEALKGVSVRLSARVPCIIGRNGAGKTTLVRILSTQLRPTSGRARVLGLDVVADREALRRRICSIPQEARPMGVASPYEHVVMYLVARGWSMSEAKQAARRVLKDVGLGNFMDIATDELSGGMKRKVFLAMALAAQAELTFLDEPTAGLDPLSRLETWGAMRQLKSYILLTTHDMEEAQTLCEYLVLLDSGRVIAQGTLEELMRPLQGKVRVEGYGDISIGGMRISYMTPEEARGLISDGLKVTIRPVNLDDVFIINGIRPLSEDEGNGEA; from the coding sequence TTGGACGTAATTGAGACCGAGGACCTGCGAAAGGTCTACCCCAACGGGGTTGAGGCGCTCAAGGGCGTCAGCGTTAGGCTTAGCGCCAGGGTGCCGTGTATAATAGGTCGAAACGGGGCCGGCAAGACAACGCTCGTCAGGATACTCTCAACCCAGCTCAGGCCCACAAGCGGAAGGGCCCGAGTCCTGGGCCTGGACGTGGTCGCTGACAGGGAGGCGCTGAGGAGGAGAATATGCAGCATACCGCAGGAGGCAAGACCCATGGGCGTGGCCTCGCCCTACGAGCACGTGGTGATGTACCTCGTGGCCAGGGGCTGGTCAATGTCGGAGGCCAAGCAGGCGGCCCGAAGGGTGCTCAAGGACGTAGGCCTTGGTAACTTCATGGACATAGCCACGGACGAGCTGAGCGGCGGCATGAAGAGGAAGGTGTTCCTGGCCATGGCCCTGGCCGCCCAGGCGGAGCTCACGTTCCTGGACGAGCCCACTGCCGGCCTTGACCCCCTCTCTAGGCTTGAGACCTGGGGGGCCATGAGGCAGCTCAAGTCCTACATACTCCTCACCACCCACGACATGGAGGAGGCCCAGACGCTGTGCGAGTACCTGGTCCTCCTGGACTCGGGCAGGGTGATAGCCCAGGGAACCCTTGAGGAGCTCATGAGGCCTCTCCAGGGCAAGGTCAGGGTAGAGGGCTACGGCGACATAAGCATAGGTGGCATGAGGATATCATACATGACGCCGGAGGAGGCCAGGGGGCTCATAAGTGACGGCCTCAAGGTCACGATAAGGCCGGTTAACCTTGACGACGTCTTCATAATAAACGGCATCAGGCCCCTGAGCGAGGATGAGGGGAATGGCGAGGCTTAA
- a CDS encoding lyase family protein, whose amino-acid sequence MSSYAERARPYYLETGTRPPRRLIWAVAMIKAAAARANRELGLLDAVKASAIESSALEVAKGAHDDKVTVDVFQTGSGTGINMNINDVVADLASGLCGCRVHPNDDVNMSQSSNDVMPTALRLAAVAAINEDLLPAVRELVSALREAGSRFSDAVRPGRTHLRDALPITLGQQMEAYAHMVERDLSAVTSVLGLLYEVPLGGTAVGTGANTDPRFAEVALKELSSLSGVSLRPSPSKSALMRSLSDVVALSGALRSLALDMLRISNDLRLLNSGPNTGLNEVEVPVDVPGSSMMPGKKNPVTLEAVNQGAAQVLGYDQAIAWGASLGELELNMGIPVVAYNVLKEVELLAEMARKLARTVSQVIPHRERMLQLAASSQALVTFLSPLVGYDVAAAISEAISRGASLEDAVRSAVKDEEKARKVVELLSDVRKLTGPVRLR is encoded by the coding sequence GTGAGCTCGTACGCGGAGAGGGCGAGGCCCTACTACCTTGAGACCGGCACCAGGCCCCCCAGGAGGCTCATATGGGCAGTCGCCATGATTAAGGCGGCCGCCGCCAGGGCCAACAGGGAGCTGGGCCTGCTGGACGCCGTGAAGGCCTCAGCCATAGAGTCCTCAGCCCTCGAGGTGGCCAAGGGGGCCCACGACGACAAGGTAACTGTTGACGTGTTTCAGACTGGCTCGGGGACTGGCATAAACATGAACATAAATGACGTGGTGGCTGACCTGGCCTCGGGGCTCTGCGGCTGCAGGGTTCACCCAAACGACGACGTCAACATGTCCCAGTCCAGCAATGACGTCATGCCAACGGCCCTCCGCCTGGCCGCAGTAGCTGCCATCAATGAGGACTTACTGCCGGCCGTCAGGGAGCTCGTCTCAGCGCTGAGGGAGGCCGGCTCCAGGTTCAGCGACGCAGTGAGGCCAGGGAGGACGCACCTGAGGGACGCCCTCCCCATAACTCTCGGGCAACAGATGGAAGCCTATGCGCACATGGTTGAGAGGGACCTCTCAGCCGTGACATCAGTGCTTGGCCTGCTGTATGAGGTGCCCCTCGGCGGGACCGCGGTGGGCACTGGGGCTAACACGGACCCCAGGTTCGCAGAGGTTGCATTGAAGGAGCTGAGCTCCCTGAGCGGGGTGAGCCTCAGGCCCTCGCCGTCTAAGTCGGCGCTCATGAGGTCGCTCTCTGACGTAGTAGCGCTCAGCGGGGCCCTCAGGTCCCTGGCCCTTGACATGCTGAGGATCTCCAACGACCTGAGGCTCCTGAACTCCGGCCCCAACACTGGCCTGAACGAGGTTGAGGTTCCAGTTGACGTGCCTGGGAGCAGCATGATGCCGGGCAAGAAGAACCCCGTGACCCTTGAGGCCGTTAACCAGGGGGCCGCCCAGGTGCTTGGCTACGACCAGGCTATAGCCTGGGGCGCCTCGCTGGGGGAGCTCGAGCTTAACATGGGCATCCCAGTGGTGGCGTACAACGTGCTTAAGGAGGTTGAGCTGCTTGCTGAGATGGCCAGGAAGCTTGCAAGGACGGTGTCACAGGTCATACCGCACAGGGAGAGGATGCTCCAGCTCGCAGCCTCAAGCCAGGCCCTTGTGACGTTCCTCTCGCCGCTCGTGGGCTACGACGTCGCGGCGGCCATCTCGGAGGCCATAAGCAGGGGGGCCTCGCTCGAGGACGCCGTGAGGTCAGCGGTCAAGGATGAAGAGAAAGCTAGGAAAGTCGTAGAGCTGCTCTCGGACGTAAGGAAGCTTACAGGTCCCGTGAGGCTGCGCTAG
- a CDS encoding aldo/keto reductase: protein MRLCDKEASPLGLGTWGMGGGFWSPDHSRDDVYVNAIRYAYERGIRVFDTAEMYGGGHTEELVGRALADVADDVIIISKVWPNHFHYDDLVRSAEASRRRLGVKSIDVYLLHWPSRDVPLQESIRALEDLVDRGVIRCMGVSNFDRQLLEEAMSLARRHEVVVDEVEYSVYNRWAERDLIPFARQAGVTIVAYSPLGRGSVSSDSRLARVGAKYGKTPVQVALNYLMRSSLPIPKASRKEHIDELLGAVGWSLSDEDYNYIRSL, encoded by the coding sequence TTGAGGCTATGCGACAAGGAGGCCTCGCCCCTCGGCCTGGGCACCTGGGGCATGGGCGGCGGGTTCTGGAGCCCTGACCACAGCAGGGATGACGTTTACGTTAACGCCATAAGGTACGCCTACGAGCGCGGCATAAGGGTCTTCGACACGGCCGAGATGTACGGGGGCGGCCACACAGAGGAGCTGGTGGGGAGGGCCCTCGCGGACGTCGCGGATGACGTGATAATTATAAGCAAGGTCTGGCCCAATCACTTCCACTACGACGACCTGGTGAGGTCGGCAGAGGCCAGCAGGAGGAGGCTGGGGGTGAAGTCAATAGACGTCTACCTGCTGCACTGGCCCAGCAGGGACGTGCCGCTGCAGGAGTCCATCAGGGCCCTTGAGGACCTGGTGGACAGGGGAGTCATAAGGTGCATGGGGGTGAGCAACTTCGACAGGCAGCTGCTGGAGGAGGCCATGAGCTTAGCCAGGAGGCACGAGGTGGTAGTTGACGAGGTTGAGTACAGCGTTTACAACAGGTGGGCCGAGAGGGACCTCATACCGTTCGCGAGGCAGGCGGGGGTCACCATAGTTGCCTACTCGCCGCTCGGCAGGGGCTCCGTGAGCTCTGACTCAAGGCTTGCGAGGGTCGGGGCCAAGTATGGGAAGACGCCCGTGCAGGTGGCCCTCAACTACCTCATGAGGAGCTCCCTGCCCATACCCAAGGCCTCGAGGAAGGAGCACATAGACGAGCTCCTGGGCGCCGTGGGCTGGAGCCTGAGCGACGAGGACTATAACTACATAAGGTCCCTCTAG